The Salvelinus namaycush isolate Seneca chromosome 30, SaNama_1.0, whole genome shotgun sequence region AGCAAGTTGGTTACGTGTCGGCTTGCCCCTCAGATTTGGCACCCAATAGCAAGTTGGTTACGTGTCGGCTTGCCCCTCAGATTTGGCACCCAATAGCAAGTTGGTTACGTGTCGGCTTGCCCCTCAGATTTGGCACCCAATAGCAAGTTGGTTACATGTCGGCTTGCCCCTCAGATTTGGCACCCAATAGCAAGTTGGTTACGTGTCGGCTTGCCCCTCAGATTTGGCACCCAATAGCAAGTTGGTTACATGTCGGCTTGCCCCTCAGATTTGGCACCCAATAGCAAGTTGGTTACGTGTCGGCTTGCCCCTCAGATTTGGCACCCAATAGCAAGTTGGTTACATGTCGGCTTGCCCCTCTACCTTGACAATTCCTAGAGCTTTGTGAAACACCCCTCAGGTTTCTACCCTCTTATATTTTGGAAGGGTCAATAAAATATTTTTCTAAGTGTTTTCttttgatatttttattttttacaaaggattttcatgagagaaaaaaaatcctgaaattaTTTGTATTCCTTTTCTGACTGTTATATTCTTGTTTTGAGTACCAAGACCAAACTTGCAACTTTTATGAGAACTATTTGATATGATGTTGAATGTTTGCTTGTTTTGGACTGTTAGGTCTACTTACAAAATGTGCTGCTCTCAGTTTATTCTGTCCATTTGTATTGTGTTACGTTGATGTGGATGTATATAATTATTTAGATCAAAATGATTTAGATCCAAAAACTGCACAAAATAAATTATACCatgaaaaatgtttttatttgctTATTTTTTATTCTCAACTTACTATTACCATCACTTTTATTGTGTATTTCCTTTAACAATTGTAGTTTTAACATCCTTTTTGTTTAGAAGGCCCACGTTTTTAGTTTGATACCAAATTTTGATGATGCCATATTATGTAATATTGCCAGAGGCAAGAATGGTACTCTAGTAAGGGCTCTGTGCCGTTTCATAGAGTATGGCACTATGTTGGTACTAATGTAGTCTAAATTAGGTGTCTGTTCTAAGGTCACAGCACAGTCCCAGCTCCATCTGTCCCGTTTTTGACCACTGAGAGTCAATGGCACTTTGCTGGACTGAACAGTGGCCCAATCACTTACATGCGGCGTATCATTATCACCATGTAGTGATTCCAGTTTCcctaaatgtgttttttttctgacatttttcaTTGGGTTGACGCCGCCCGGCCTCCGGACCATCTCCTCACTTCGCCTTGCAAATCAAGTCCATCCTGTTGGAATTTTCTCCTCCAATCAAAATTAATTTGATTTCCCCGCCCATCACGCGTTTTTCCGTTTACCCCCTGCCTTGGAACTTTCTTTCCGCCTGTGCAAATCTCGTCGTGAACACGCATCTGCCTTCTCAGTGTCAAGTGAGTGTCTTTTAAAGGCAATTTAGTATATACACACCCAGTGAAAATAAGTCCAACACGGCACCATAACGTAGGCATTCCCTTCAAATATTTGTCTTACCCCTAACCTAAAATTGGACAGCAAATAACGTATTGGAGAGGAGCatgctagccagttagcttgcTACCTAATAGCCATGACATATCACCATGTGTACTCGCTCTCACTATTGCCTCAAAGAAACAAGGCCCAAAACTGTAGCTAGCTCAGTGATTGGTAACATTATTCACTAGGGAGGTTTTCAATGCCACATCTTCATATTCTGATTGAAGaaataacagttatcagtgacaACCTCACTAACTTGGAACTTAGTGGACAGTGCGCTAGCAAGCTCGGCTAACTGGCTAATTTGCTAACCTCAGTTATCTAGCCAACGTTACCTAGTTAGCTAATCTATCAGATGTTTTGAGTAAGGTAACGAGTCCTAGTGTTTGGTAAAGATCCCCAACAAAAGTATTATTTCTCACTTAGATTCTGGAGAAGGTGTATAAATATCACTCTTGAAACAAATGTAAAGTAGGTATTTATAGGCCTAGCTACTTGATGATCTGTGGGTATGACATGGACAATTGTTATAATTGTTTCTGCAGGTTATAGGATTATACTGCGACGTTCCCTTTGAGACGCATGTGTACTACTTGTAATTGTCTAAAGTAACTTAACTGTAttggatatatattttttaatgccTTGGTTTTTTTTGTCATATGATGTATAACTGCATCATGACCTGTATTGCAGAATGCGTTACGTTGCTGCATACCTGCTCTCTGCCCTCGGTGGTAATGCCAGCCCACAGGCTGCGGACATCAAGAAGATCCTGGAAAGTGTTGGCATTGAGGCTGACAACACACGCATGGAGAAGGTATGCTTAATAACACATGTTTTACCTTATCTCAGTGTTGAGTAAAAGAAACGCACAACTTGTGTGTTCTGAAAGTTGAGCTCAAACAGAAAACATGCTTGCAATTTCTATGGACCACTAATTTATGACCCCTTTTTTCCCCCCTTCAGGTCGTCACTGAACTCAGTGGCAAAAATGTGGAGGAGGTGATTGCCCAAGGTGAGTTGCAGAACTGTCAATGCATAATGAAAAGTCACTGAAGAGAACATCTACTTAAAATTAGAACCTGAAATGGTCATTCTGGACTAAGCACACTGGTGGTTTAATCTGCTAGAAATTTGCTTTGAAACTCTAGCAAGGCTTATCTGCCACTGTATTAGTGTTATTAGTTATTGGTATATACAACAATATAGTTGTAATTAAATCAGTTAACTGTAATTTCTCTGACAGGCTATGGTAAACTGGCCAGTATGCCAGCTGGTGGTGCTGTGGCTGTGGCCAGCTCAGGTGGAGCCGCTGCTGCTGGAGCAGCTGCCCCCGCTGCAGGTGAGCATACATCAGAGCCCACATGAGTGTTCTAGATCCTTGTCAAGTTGACCTTTTGGATTAACATCATTTTTCATGCCAACCTGGGCTCAATGCCTTCTAATGTGGTGTTAAGTTATAGATATTGATGTGTGGGTCAGCTCAATATCTATTGGGCACTTGGTCAGGCAAGCTAAAGCTTATTTGCCTTTACTAAATACATGGGAAATGTTATAGTAATGACCAGAACGGTCTCAATGCAAATAGCATTAAAACAGTTTCATTGCTAAATGCATGGATTTTTTAATTGGCGTGGATCATTCTTTTTATTACATCAAGGCTGGTAGAATGGGACCGTTTTAAAAACAGCAGGTCAGTTTCGGATTGATAAATGGCTGATCAGCGCATTACTAGTTCATAAAgggtagtttattttgtttatgaaCATGTATTTTGGTAAACTGTTTATTATATTACTTTCACTATAACTAGCTTTGAATATCTCTGTTTTCAGACAATGTATTTGGTGAAGATGGTATTGTTAATTGATTACTGTGATCTCTTTACAGCTGAGGAgaagaaggaagagaaggaggagtcTGAAGAGGGATCTGATGACGACATGGGATTCGGCCTGTTCGACTAAACTTgttaaaaatctgaaataaacTTTGTGGAAAAGGCAAAATGTACCGTGTGTTTTCTGCATTGGGTATTTTGCTTAATGAAAGGAAACATTTTGGGTTTTCCGTCTGGACACAGTCAGGCACTGAAGCAGTTGGGTGCTGcatagcccttgatcatgactgttccattacattacacaagtCATTGGATGAGGGTTCCCTCTGTACTGGGGAATTTTGTTACGAGCCCTGGATGCTCAGTTTGAACATTACCACACATCACTTGCGGCAGTGTTTTGGAAGCAAaaggaccttatctttcatatcagatagaaatgtaataaAAAAGGATGTGTtcccacacaaacatacagtatctCCATGTTACAGTGTGTTTACAGAAAACAGATTGAAGTTAGTCTACTCACTACCTGTGCTAATTGGCCATCTGCGTCTCCTAACGTGTGTAAATGGACCCTACAAAAGGGTTGTCACTGGAAAAATACTATTGGCTGCAACTGTTAACTGTACAGCAAGTGTATTTAGcgtttgtgaaattattttgtgaTATGAAAGTAGGGATTTATGTTTATAGAATTGTACcacaattgagaatcgattcaggtttagatggagtatttggctgtttagGCTTCCAGAGCCACATCGCCTTTAAGCAACATGTAAGGTCCTTAGACTGTAAGGGGTAACGTTAGGTACctttaatacatttttgggcttgGTGCTGCACTGCAGCCATGTGAAGGTGCAATTAGTAATTTGCTTGCTATTGTACATTTTTAATCTAATTCTATTTTGGGAATTATAGTCAAGGTGTGTGACAGGTATTGATTGTCGACTAATTTGACTGCTACTACACAATGATTTCGATAGTTGCTAGTGTGGTAAAAGGTTAAATTCATGGATAAAACAGCAGATGGCGCCATTTACCCTTCTGCTACtggccctgtccagaaacaacccgtCTCCCTAGGCACTTGTCTTGAATGGGTACTATAACAAATGTTGACCTCATGAgtctgcagctactcttcctaagGTCCACATAAAACATCACAGGCTAATACATACATTAATagacaaggacagaactacatacacacatttcaaatcaaattgtatttgtcacatgcgccgaatacaacaggtattacagtgaaatgcttacttataagcccttaaacttggcgctctggtaccacttgctgtgcggtagcagagagaacagtctatgactagggtggctggagtctttgacaatatttaggcccttcctctgtcaccgcctggtatagtggtcctggatggcaggaagcttggccccggtgatgtactgggccgtacgcactaccctctgtagtgccttgcggtcggaggccgagcagttgccataccaggcacggatgcaacccgtcaggatgatctcaatggtgcagctgtaaaatgctttgaggatctgaggacccatgccaaatcttttcagtctcctgagggtaaataggttttgtcgtgccctcttcactactgtcttggtgtgcttggaccatgttagtttgttggtgatgtggatgccaaggaacttgaagctctcaacctgctccactgcagcccggtcgatgagaatggggcatgctcggtcctccttttcctgtagtccacaatcatctcctttgtcttgatcacgttgagggagaggttgttgtccttgcatcacacaggtctctgacctcctcactataggctgtttcattgttgtcggtgatcaagtctaccactgttgtgtcatcagcaaacttaatgatggtgttggagtcatgcctggccgtgcagtcatgagtgaacagggagtacaggaggggactgagcatgcacccctgaggggcccccgtgttgaggatcagcgtggcggatgtgttgttacctacccttaccacctgggggcagcccgtcaggaagttcaggatccagttgcagagggaggtgtttagtcccagggtccttagtttagtgatgagctttgagggcactatggtgttgaacgctgagctgtagtcaatgaatagtattctcacataggtgttccttttgtccatttaATATAAGTATACACATTTATGCCTTCATAACCATGTGATTCATAGACTACTGAATGCAAGTGAAACACATGAAAATCGAAGTACATTAAACGAGATGTGTTGCAAATAGGCTGCTAAATTCCCCTGATGTAAATAATGCTACCATGTTCCTATAGTTACCACCCTTAATGGGTATCCTGGGTATAGACTTTTACAGTTACCACCCTCAATGGGTTTCCTGAGGTAAGATGTAAtctcttaaaggtccaatgcagccgttatctcaatatcaaataatttctggctaacaattaagtaccttactgtgattgttttcaattgaaATGGTCTGAAATAATCATATCTTaatagcaaagagcaatttctcaagaaaTTTTGCTATGACTGTCTGGgaatggtctgagtggggaggggaaaacggaaaactagctgttattggcagagaggtttggaatactttcttattggtctattaactaatttgtCAACAGGCtagccaaaactccatcccaccaaacaggcagaaatttcagcCGAATTTCAAAcaactcttacactaaaagggcattatcataattttctacaatttcacagtattattccaacctcatagtgtggaaatatataaaacacaggaaatcacgtttttgacagcactgggcctttaaatttGTACAACTTTTGTTACAGCTACCACCCACTATGGATTTCATTAGGTAAAATACAACATTGGCACCTCCTCACCACTGATGAAAGGCgtctgcatgcttcccagccaaaacagtttatgcatatattatgacag contains the following coding sequences:
- the LOC120025002 gene encoding 60S acidic ribosomal protein P2-like, translating into MRYVAAYLLSALGGNASPQAADIKKILESVGIEADNTRMEKVVTELSGKNVEEVIAQGYGKLASMPAGGAVAVASSGGAAAAGAAAPAAAEEKKEEKEESEEGSDDDMGFGLFD